A single genomic interval of Bacillus smithii harbors:
- a CDS encoding AtpZ/AtpI family protein, with the protein MAQKHKSPFRAMALYSTILSQLAGSVLIGIFLGRWIDGKCQTEPLFLVIGLLSGLAAGILAMLRTIRRFNSGD; encoded by the coding sequence ATGGCTCAAAAACATAAAAGTCCATTTCGGGCAATGGCTCTCTACAGCACCATCTTATCTCAGCTGGCAGGATCTGTTTTGATCGGGATATTTCTCGGTAGATGGATCGATGGCAAATGCCAAACAGAACCTCTGTTTTTAGTGATTGGGCTTTTATCGGGATTAGCGGCCGGAATACTGGCGATGCTGCGTACAATACGCCGTTTCAATTCAGGGGATTAG
- the upp gene encoding uracil phosphoribosyltransferase, protein MAKVYVFDHPLIQHKLTFIRDKNTGTKEFRELVDEVATLMAFEITRDMPLEEIEVETPVGKANAKILSGKKIGVVPILRAGIGMIDGILKLIPAAKVGHIGLYRDPETLKPVEYYVKLPSDVEERDFILVDPMLATGGSAVEAVNSLKKRGAKNIKFMCLIAAPEGVEALKKAHPDVDIYIAALDEKLNEKGYIVPGLGDAGDRLFGTK, encoded by the coding sequence GTGGCGAAAGTATATGTATTTGATCACCCGCTGATCCAGCATAAGCTAACTTTTATACGAGATAAAAATACCGGAACAAAGGAGTTTCGGGAACTAGTGGATGAAGTGGCTACTTTAATGGCGTTTGAAATTACCCGTGACATGCCTTTGGAAGAAATTGAAGTCGAAACGCCTGTTGGAAAAGCAAATGCAAAGATTTTATCAGGAAAGAAAATAGGTGTTGTTCCGATATTGCGTGCCGGTATTGGAATGATTGACGGCATTTTAAAGCTCATTCCTGCCGCTAAAGTAGGTCATATCGGACTATACAGGGATCCCGAAACGTTAAAGCCAGTTGAGTATTATGTGAAGCTTCCATCCGATGTGGAGGAAAGAGATTTTATTTTGGTGGACCCAATGCTGGCAACGGGCGGATCTGCCGTTGAAGCGGTGAATTCCCTGAAGAAACGCGGCGCCAAAAACATTAAATTTATGTGCCTGATTGCTGCTCCAGAAGGGGTTGAAGCACTAAAAAAAGCCCATCCAGATGTTGACATTTATATCGCTGCTTTAGATGAAAAACTAAACGAAAAAGGATATATTGTTCCAGGTCTCGGAGATGCAGGAGACCGATTATTCGGTACAAAATAA
- the atpD gene encoding F0F1 ATP synthase subunit beta: MSKGHVIQVMGPVVDVKFESGKLPDIYNALKVQYEAKTESEVSIDLVLEVALHLGDDTVRTIAMASTDGLQRGMEVIDTGKPISVPVGDVTLGRVFNVLGETIDLDEPIPEDARRDPIHRPAPKFEQLSTEVEILETGIKVVDLLAPYIKGGKIGLFGGAGVGKTVLIQELINNIAQEHGGISVFSGVGERTREGNDLYHEMKDSGVISKTAMVFGQMNEPPGARMRVALTGLTMAEYFRDEQGQDVLLFIDNIFRFTQAGSEVSALLGRMPSAVGYQPTLATEMGQLQERITSTNVGSVTSIQAIYVPADDYTDPAPATTFAHLDATTNLERKLSEMGIYPAVDPLASTSRALTPEIVGEEHYKVARQVQQTLQRYRELQDIIAILGMDELSDEDKLVVHRARRIQFFLSQNFHVAEQFTGQPGSYVPVKETVRGFKEILEGKYDHLPEDAFRLVGPIEDVIEKAKEMGVEV; the protein is encoded by the coding sequence ATGAGCAAAGGACACGTTATTCAAGTAATGGGTCCAGTAGTTGACGTGAAGTTCGAGAGCGGCAAGCTTCCCGACATATACAATGCGTTAAAAGTGCAATATGAAGCAAAGACGGAATCGGAAGTAAGTATCGATCTCGTTTTGGAAGTAGCGCTTCACTTAGGCGATGATACGGTTCGTACGATTGCCATGGCTTCCACAGACGGTCTGCAACGCGGAATGGAAGTAATCGATACAGGAAAACCGATCTCCGTTCCTGTCGGAGACGTAACATTAGGACGGGTATTTAACGTATTAGGGGAAACCATCGATTTAGATGAACCAATTCCTGAAGATGCCCGCCGCGATCCTATTCATCGTCCAGCGCCAAAATTTGAACAACTTTCTACCGAAGTGGAAATATTGGAAACCGGAATTAAAGTAGTCGACTTGTTGGCGCCTTATATTAAAGGTGGTAAAATCGGTTTGTTCGGCGGTGCAGGAGTAGGAAAAACGGTTTTAATTCAAGAATTGATTAACAACATCGCACAAGAACACGGCGGTATTTCCGTATTTTCCGGTGTAGGAGAACGGACTCGTGAAGGTAATGACCTTTATCATGAAATGAAGGATTCCGGGGTTATCAGCAAAACGGCGATGGTGTTCGGGCAAATGAATGAGCCGCCTGGTGCCCGTATGCGTGTGGCCCTTACCGGTCTTACCATGGCTGAATATTTCCGTGATGAACAAGGACAAGACGTGCTTCTCTTCATTGACAATATTTTCCGGTTTACGCAAGCTGGTTCTGAGGTTTCCGCATTGTTGGGACGTATGCCTTCTGCGGTAGGTTATCAACCTACGTTGGCAACGGAAATGGGACAGCTTCAAGAACGGATTACGTCCACAAATGTTGGTTCGGTTACATCGATTCAAGCAATTTATGTGCCTGCCGATGACTACACTGACCCGGCTCCAGCGACTACTTTCGCTCACTTGGATGCAACCACCAACCTTGAACGGAAACTTTCTGAAATGGGGATCTATCCGGCAGTAGACCCGCTTGCTTCTACGTCTCGGGCGTTGACACCTGAAATCGTCGGCGAAGAGCATTATAAAGTGGCTCGCCAAGTTCAGCAAACGCTGCAACGATACAGAGAATTGCAAGATATCATCGCCATTTTAGGGATGGATGAATTAAGCGACGAAGATAAACTTGTTGTACATCGCGCTCGCCGCATTCAATTCTTCTTATCGCAAAACTTCCACGTGGCGGAACAATTTACGGGACAACCTGGTTCCTATGTGCCTGTAAAAGAAACGGTAAGAGGGTTCAAAGAAATTCTGGAAGGAAAATATGACCATCTTCCGGAAGATGCATTCCGTCTTGTAGGTCCGATCGAAGATGTAATCGAAAAAGCGAAAGAAATGGGAGTAGAAGTATAA
- the atpE gene encoding F0F1 ATP synthase subunit C, whose protein sequence is MSLGVIAAAIAIGLAAIGAGVGNGLIVSRTVQGISRQPELRGMLQTVMFIGVALVEAIPIIAVVIAFMVLNR, encoded by the coding sequence ATGAGTTTAGGTGTAATAGCAGCAGCAATTGCAATAGGGTTGGCAGCAATTGGGGCAGGTGTCGGTAACGGTTTAATCGTATCTCGTACGGTACAAGGTATTTCTCGTCAACCAGAACTACGCGGGATGCTTCAAACGGTTATGTTCATTGGGGTAGCGTTAGTTGAAGCGATTCCGATTATTGCCGTAGTTATCGCATTCATGGTTTTGAATCGATAA
- the wecB gene encoding non-hydrolyzing UDP-N-acetylglucosamine 2-epimerase, with translation MSAPIKVMTIFGTRPEAIKMAPLVLELKKYPEDFETIVAVTAQHRQMLDQVLDIFGIQPDYDLNIMKDRQTLTDVTTKGLEGLDKVMKEVKPDIVLVHGDTTTTFIASLAAFYNQIAVGHVEAGLRTWNKYSPFPEEMNRQLTGILADIHFAPTAKAEANLIQENKKKDTIFVTGNTAIDALKTTVKSDYQHEILTKVGTDRLILLTAHRRENLGEPMRNMFRAIKRIVEEMKDVQVVYPVHLNPAVREIAMEILGDNERIHLIEPLDVIDFHNFAARAHLILTDSGGVQEEAPSLGVPVLVLRDTTERPEGIEAGTLKLAGVEEEPIYQLTKELLTNRQEYEKMAKAVNPYGDGEASRRIAEAVRYYFKRTSQKPDRFS, from the coding sequence ATGAGTGCTCCAATTAAAGTAATGACCATTTTCGGAACCCGGCCGGAAGCCATCAAAATGGCTCCGCTTGTGCTTGAATTAAAAAAGTATCCGGAAGATTTTGAAACGATTGTGGCAGTGACGGCCCAGCATCGCCAAATGTTGGATCAAGTGCTGGATATTTTCGGGATTCAACCTGATTATGATCTCAATATCATGAAAGATCGACAAACGTTGACAGATGTGACGACAAAAGGCTTGGAAGGCCTGGATAAAGTGATGAAAGAAGTCAAGCCTGACATCGTTTTAGTTCATGGAGATACGACAACGACGTTTATTGCAAGCCTGGCGGCGTTTTACAACCAAATTGCGGTTGGTCATGTCGAAGCGGGGCTTAGGACGTGGAATAAGTACTCGCCGTTTCCAGAAGAAATGAACCGGCAGCTAACTGGTATTCTTGCTGATATTCATTTTGCGCCGACAGCCAAAGCGGAAGCCAATTTGATTCAGGAGAACAAAAAGAAAGACACCATCTTTGTAACGGGAAACACAGCCATTGATGCATTAAAAACAACTGTCAAAAGCGATTATCAGCATGAGATCTTAACGAAGGTTGGCACGGACCGCCTGATCTTATTAACAGCCCACAGGAGAGAAAACTTGGGCGAACCAATGCGCAATATGTTTCGGGCCATTAAGCGGATTGTAGAGGAAATGAAAGATGTTCAAGTGGTTTATCCGGTTCATTTGAATCCAGCAGTACGGGAAATCGCAATGGAAATTCTCGGAGATAACGAAAGAATTCATTTAATTGAACCGCTAGATGTGATTGATTTTCATAATTTCGCAGCCAGGGCCCATCTAATCTTAACGGATTCAGGAGGGGTGCAGGAAGAAGCGCCTTCCCTTGGCGTGCCGGTCTTGGTGCTTCGTGATACAACAGAACGGCCCGAGGGGATTGAAGCAGGGACGTTGAAACTTGCAGGAGTGGAAGAAGAGCCCATTTATCAGCTGACAAAAGAACTTTTAACGAACCGACAAGAATACGAGAAAATGGCAAAAGCCGTCAATCCTTATGGGGATGGAGAAGCTTCCCGCCGCATTGCAGAAGCGGTGCGTTATTATTTCAAAAGAACGAGCCAAAAACCGGATCGTTTTTCATAG
- a CDS encoding ISLre2 family transposase, whose amino-acid sequence MNIQQHLTTNSLTWKEIELDLFRALQNAFTELFTALLEDIDRQLAETRDKRRYHLKDKRRTTIQTLFGEVTFERNYYLDREQNRYTFLLDSFLAFDGSQSISPCLEETAMGLAVECSSYRKAAHTLAQMVGYPVMSHETIRQLVLEAEVPLHCPVDQRYGRVLFVEADGLFVSLQGKGKRAKEDKILTVHEGWKRNGSRIEFVNQRHYVHEGKGEVWEGFEEFLMNEYAYDPCRDLLVINGDGAPWITACREYFKGRVCFQLDRFHVARELRQCLSGHPRWQAIRQKLAKQDEEKLLVELNSALGTLGDEAKEQQLAALIHRIESMPGCIRDYREWLKEQGVDTTGMYPMGRAESVMSQLAYRVKYRRSWTDKGLRAFFKAMIARMDGIRLFGHRLGEESSHPAEETASTKQTIVNKAKQRIRRLLPEVTRNNVPYLQQSSGTPIYHALSEFKGW is encoded by the coding sequence ATGAATATTCAACAACATCTTACCACAAATTCGTTGACATGGAAAGAGATCGAACTTGATTTGTTTCGAGCCTTGCAAAACGCCTTCACCGAGCTGTTTACGGCTCTGTTGGAGGACATCGACCGACAATTGGCGGAAACCCGGGACAAGCGCCGGTACCACTTGAAAGACAAACGACGCACCACGATTCAAACCTTGTTTGGCGAAGTTACCTTTGAGCGAAACTACTATTTAGACCGAGAACAAAACCGTTACACGTTTTTGCTTGATTCCTTTTTAGCGTTTGATGGATCGCAGTCAATCAGCCCTTGTCTAGAAGAAACGGCGATGGGATTGGCTGTGGAGTGCTCTTCCTATCGCAAAGCGGCTCATACGCTTGCCCAGATGGTCGGGTATCCGGTGATGAGCCATGAGACGATCCGCCAGTTGGTGCTCGAGGCTGAAGTTCCGCTGCACTGCCCGGTTGACCAGCGATATGGACGGGTGCTGTTTGTGGAGGCCGATGGACTGTTTGTCTCTCTCCAAGGGAAGGGAAAACGGGCCAAGGAAGACAAAATCCTGACCGTTCACGAAGGATGGAAGCGCAACGGCTCACGGATCGAATTCGTGAATCAGCGCCATTACGTCCATGAAGGCAAGGGGGAGGTGTGGGAAGGCTTCGAGGAATTTTTGATGAACGAATATGCCTATGATCCGTGTCGGGATCTTCTTGTCATCAACGGGGACGGCGCTCCATGGATTACCGCGTGCCGGGAGTATTTCAAAGGACGGGTCTGCTTCCAATTGGATCGATTCCACGTGGCGCGTGAGTTGCGCCAATGCCTCTCGGGCCATCCACGGTGGCAGGCGATTCGGCAAAAGCTGGCGAAGCAGGATGAAGAGAAGCTGCTTGTGGAACTGAACAGCGCCCTCGGCACGCTGGGGGACGAAGCGAAAGAACAACAGCTGGCTGCCTTGATCCACCGGATCGAATCGATGCCGGGATGCATCCGTGATTACCGGGAATGGCTGAAGGAGCAAGGAGTGGACACAACGGGCATGTATCCGATGGGGAGGGCTGAAAGCGTGATGAGCCAGCTGGCGTATCGGGTGAAATACCGCCGCAGTTGGACAGACAAGGGACTCAGGGCGTTTTTCAAGGCAATGATTGCCCGGATGGATGGGATTCGTCTTTTCGGACATCGTTTAGGAGAAGAATCGTCGCATCCGGCGGAGGAAACGGCATCTACCAAACAGACGATCGTGAACAAGGCGAAACAACGCATCCGCCGTCTTCTTCCAGAGGTAACGCGGAATAACGTGCCATATTTACAGCAATCGTCCGGGACTCCGATCTATCATGCCCTGTCTGAATTCAAGGGATGGTAA
- a CDS encoding F0F1 ATP synthase subunit epsilon, which produces MKTMKVTVVTPDGPVHESEAEMVSTRATSGELGILPGHIPLVAPLEIGAVRLKNGNKTQWIAVSGGFLEVRPDRVTILAQAAERAEDIDIERAQAAKERAERRLRQENMDNKRAELALKRAVNRINIYKHK; this is translated from the coding sequence ATGAAAACAATGAAAGTCACTGTCGTCACTCCTGATGGCCCGGTTCATGAATCAGAAGCGGAAATGGTAAGTACCAGAGCGACCAGTGGGGAGCTCGGTATCTTACCCGGACATATTCCGTTGGTTGCTCCTTTAGAAATCGGTGCTGTTCGTTTGAAAAATGGCAATAAAACACAATGGATTGCTGTCAGCGGAGGCTTTTTGGAAGTACGTCCTGATCGAGTGACGATTTTGGCGCAAGCTGCTGAAAGGGCGGAAGATATTGATATTGAACGTGCTCAAGCAGCAAAAGAACGAGCAGAGCGCCGTCTGCGGCAAGAAAACATGGATAATAAGAGGGCAGAATTAGCATTAAAGCGGGCTGTGAACCGCATCAATATATACAAACATAAATAA
- the atpG gene encoding ATP synthase F1 subunit gamma: MASLRDIKTRINTTKKTSHITKAMQMVSASKFNRAEKNAKSFVPYMEKMQDVVASIAAGSKDIKHPMLVSRPVKKTGYLVITSDRGLAGAYNSNVLRRVYNTIKKRHQSDDEYAIIVLGRVGRDFFVNRGMNVVYDMVGVPDHPSFAEIRNIANKTVNLFIDGTFDELHMYYTHYISAIANEVTEKQLLPLTDITASNKLTSYEFEPSAEDVLDVLLPQYAESLIFGAILDAKASEHSSRMTAMKNATDNALELIDTLTLSYNRARQASITQEITEIVSGAAALE; the protein is encoded by the coding sequence ATGGCATCGTTACGCGATATAAAAACTCGTATTAATACTACAAAGAAAACAAGCCATATCACCAAGGCAATGCAAATGGTTTCCGCTTCAAAATTCAACCGTGCGGAGAAAAATGCGAAATCATTTGTTCCGTACATGGAAAAAATGCAGGACGTCGTTGCCAGCATTGCGGCTGGAAGCAAAGATATTAAACATCCGATGCTGGTCTCCCGCCCCGTTAAAAAAACCGGGTATCTGGTGATTACTTCAGACAGGGGTTTGGCGGGCGCATATAACAGCAACGTTCTTCGCCGCGTTTACAATACAATTAAGAAACGCCATCAATCTGATGATGAGTACGCCATTATTGTACTTGGACGAGTGGGCAGAGACTTCTTTGTAAACAGAGGAATGAATGTTGTCTATGACATGGTGGGAGTGCCTGATCATCCGAGTTTCGCTGAAATTCGGAACATCGCAAATAAGACCGTGAACTTATTTATAGATGGAACGTTCGATGAACTGCATATGTACTACACCCATTATATTAGTGCCATTGCGAATGAAGTGACAGAGAAGCAGCTTTTGCCATTGACCGATATTACAGCATCCAATAAGCTTACTTCTTACGAATTTGAACCTTCGGCGGAAGATGTGTTGGATGTGCTGCTGCCGCAGTATGCGGAAAGTTTAATCTTTGGCGCCATTTTAGATGCCAAAGCAAGTGAACATTCATCGCGGATGACAGCTATGAAAAATGCAACGGATAATGCTTTGGAATTAATCGATACCTTAACGCTGTCATACAACCGTGCACGCCAAGCTTCTATTACCCAAGAAATTACGGAAATTGTCAGCGGTGCCGCTGCATTGGAGTAA
- the atpA gene encoding F0F1 ATP synthase subunit alpha yields MSIKAEEISALIRKQIENYQADMEVNDVGTVIQVGDGIARAHGLDHVMAGELLEFSNGVMGLAQNLEENNVGIVILGPYTDIREGDEVRRTGRIMEVPVGEELIGRVVNPLGQPVDGLGPINTKKTRPIESPAPGVMDRKSVHEPLQTGIKVIDALVPIGRGQRELIIGDRQTGKTSIAIDTIINQKDQNMICIYVAIGQKESTVRTTVETLRKNGALDYTIVVTASASQPAPLLYLAPYAGVAMGEEFMYNGKHVLVVYDDLSKQAAAYRELSLLLRRPPGREAYPGDVFYLHSRLLERAAKLSDAKGSGSLTALPFVETQAGDISAYIPTNVISITDGQIFLQSDLFFSGVRPAINAGLSVSRVGGAAQIKAMKKVAGTLRLDLASYRELESFAQFGSDLDKATQAKLARGARTVEVLKQDLNKPIKVEKQVMILYALTRGFLDDIPVEDIRRFENEFYAWLDENGQAVLDQIRSTGNLPSDEEMAGAINGFKKTFAKSE; encoded by the coding sequence ATGAGCATCAAAGCTGAAGAAATCAGCGCGCTGATAAGAAAGCAAATCGAAAATTATCAGGCGGATATGGAAGTAAATGATGTAGGCACTGTCATCCAGGTCGGTGACGGTATTGCTCGTGCCCACGGCCTTGATCATGTCATGGCTGGCGAGCTTTTGGAGTTTTCAAATGGCGTTATGGGATTGGCGCAGAACTTGGAAGAAAATAACGTAGGGATCGTCATTTTAGGACCATATACGGATATTCGTGAAGGAGACGAAGTTCGTCGTACAGGACGTATTATGGAAGTTCCGGTTGGAGAAGAACTCATTGGTCGTGTTGTAAATCCTCTCGGACAACCGGTTGATGGTCTTGGACCGATTAATACGAAAAAAACTCGTCCAATTGAAAGTCCTGCTCCAGGGGTAATGGATCGTAAATCTGTTCATGAACCTCTTCAAACAGGTATTAAAGTCATTGACGCTCTTGTACCGATCGGAAGAGGACAACGGGAGTTAATTATCGGGGACCGTCAAACAGGTAAAACATCCATCGCGATTGACACGATTATCAACCAAAAAGACCAAAACATGATTTGTATTTATGTGGCAATCGGTCAAAAAGAATCGACGGTTCGGACAACGGTTGAAACGCTGCGCAAAAATGGCGCATTAGATTACACGATCGTGGTGACAGCTTCTGCATCACAACCAGCACCGTTATTGTATTTGGCACCTTATGCCGGCGTTGCGATGGGCGAAGAATTCATGTACAACGGCAAGCATGTGTTGGTCGTTTATGACGATTTATCCAAACAAGCTGCTGCGTACCGTGAACTTTCCTTGCTGCTCCGTCGTCCACCTGGTCGTGAAGCATATCCGGGGGATGTATTCTATCTTCACTCTCGTTTACTTGAACGTGCTGCAAAACTTAGCGATGCGAAAGGCTCTGGTTCGTTGACAGCATTGCCGTTTGTTGAAACACAAGCAGGGGATATTTCGGCCTATATCCCAACAAACGTTATTTCCATCACAGATGGACAAATTTTCTTGCAATCGGATTTATTCTTCTCCGGTGTACGCCCGGCTATTAACGCTGGTTTGTCTGTATCTCGTGTAGGGGGAGCCGCTCAAATTAAAGCCATGAAAAAAGTGGCCGGTACTTTGCGTTTGGACTTGGCATCCTATCGTGAATTGGAATCATTTGCTCAATTCGGTTCTGATCTTGATAAAGCGACTCAAGCAAAATTGGCTCGTGGTGCCCGTACCGTAGAAGTATTAAAGCAAGATTTAAATAAACCAATCAAAGTAGAAAAACAAGTCATGATTCTCTATGCGTTGACTCGCGGATTTTTAGATGACATCCCGGTAGAAGATATCCGCCGCTTTGAAAACGAGTTTTACGCCTGGCTGGATGAAAACGGACAAGCGGTGCTTGATCAAATCCGTTCCACAGGTAACTTGCCGAGCGACGAAGAGATGGCAGGAGCCATTAACGGCTTTAAGAAAACCTTTGCGAAATCCGAGTAA
- a CDS encoding F0F1 ATP synthase subunit B, translating to MLTNALVLGEAHINSGDIIFQLLMFIILLALLKKYAWGPLVGIMKQREDHIANEIEAAEKSRVEANKFLEETRQELKKAREDAQALIENAKKQGERQKDEIIAAARQEAERLKESAKAEINRQKEQAVAELRDQVASLSVLIASKVIEKELSEQDQEKLIQDFIKEAGEGR from the coding sequence GTGTTGACAAACGCGCTTGTATTGGGAGAAGCACACATCAACAGTGGAGATATCATCTTCCAATTATTGATGTTTATTATTTTATTGGCGTTGTTAAAGAAATATGCATGGGGCCCGCTCGTGGGAATCATGAAACAGCGCGAAGATCATATTGCGAATGAAATTGAAGCGGCGGAAAAGAGCCGTGTTGAAGCGAATAAATTTTTAGAAGAAACTCGTCAAGAACTGAAAAAAGCTAGAGAAGATGCCCAAGCTCTAATCGAAAATGCCAAAAAACAAGGTGAACGGCAAAAAGATGAGATTATTGCCGCAGCTAGACAAGAAGCAGAACGCTTGAAAGAGTCCGCAAAAGCTGAAATCAATCGTCAAAAAGAACAAGCAGTGGCAGAATTGCGTGATCAAGTGGCCTCTTTATCTGTATTGATTGCTTCGAAAGTCATTGAAAAAGAATTGAGCGAGCAAGATCAAGAAAAATTAATCCAAGATTTTATTAAAGAGGCAGGAGAAGGGCGATGA
- the atpB gene encoding F0F1 ATP synthase subunit A, whose amino-acid sequence MEHEAPIVEFMGLTFNLSNVLMITVASVIVFLIAVISTRKLALKPTGMQNFMEWIMDFVKNIIQSNMDWKTGGRFHILGLTLIMYIFVSNMLGLPFSVVVDHKLWWKSPTSDPAITLTLAVMIVVLTHYYGVKMKGFGGYVRGYFEPMKFLFPLKIIEEFANTLTLGLRLYGNIYAGEILLSLLAGGLASSVGGTIAAIIPTIAWQAFSIFVGSIQAFIFTMLTMVYMAHKISQDH is encoded by the coding sequence TTGGAACATGAAGCTCCAATAGTGGAATTTATGGGTCTTACTTTTAACCTGTCCAATGTTTTAATGATCACAGTGGCAAGTGTAATTGTATTCTTAATTGCGGTCATCTCCACACGGAAGCTTGCTTTGAAACCGACAGGAATGCAAAATTTCATGGAATGGATCATGGATTTTGTAAAGAATATCATTCAAAGCAACATGGATTGGAAAACGGGCGGGCGTTTTCATATTCTCGGCCTTACTTTGATTATGTATATTTTTGTATCCAATATGCTAGGTCTTCCATTTTCCGTTGTGGTAGATCACAAGTTATGGTGGAAGTCGCCGACATCCGACCCTGCCATTACACTTACGCTTGCAGTTATGATTGTAGTATTAACTCATTATTACGGCGTAAAGATGAAAGGGTTTGGCGGATATGTACGGGGATACTTTGAACCGATGAAATTTTTATTCCCTTTAAAAATAATCGAAGAATTCGCCAATACATTGACTCTGGGGCTCCGGCTTTACGGAAACATCTACGCGGGGGAAATCTTGCTTTCGCTGTTGGCCGGTGGTTTGGCGTCAAGTGTCGGTGGCACTATTGCGGCCATTATTCCGACAATTGCATGGCAAGCTTTCAGTATTTTTGTCGGTTCAATCCAAGCATTTATTTTCACGATGTTAACAATGGTTTACATGGCTCATAAAATCAGCCAAGACCATTAA
- a CDS encoding F0F1 ATP synthase subunit delta produces the protein MSNSIVANRYAAALFQVAKENDQVALIGEQMSVVKEVLQQTPELLFFLKLPKVDMSKKKELVKQAFSTASPFIVNTLLLMMENHREDHLLEMAEEYIALANNERGIAEATVTSVRPLNEEEKSSLSAVLAEKVGKQTLKIENVVDPKLLGGLKVRIGNRIIDGSLRGKLDRLKQLIS, from the coding sequence ATGAGTAATTCTATAGTAGCCAATCGCTATGCGGCAGCTCTTTTCCAAGTTGCAAAAGAGAACGATCAAGTAGCTCTGATTGGGGAACAGATGAGTGTAGTAAAAGAGGTTTTACAGCAAACTCCGGAATTGCTGTTCTTCTTGAAACTGCCGAAAGTGGACATGTCCAAAAAGAAAGAATTAGTTAAACAGGCGTTTTCAACTGCTTCTCCGTTTATTGTCAATACATTGCTTCTTATGATGGAAAACCACCGCGAAGATCACCTGTTGGAAATGGCTGAAGAATACATAGCCTTGGCCAATAACGAGCGTGGAATTGCAGAAGCGACGGTGACGAGTGTACGCCCATTAAATGAAGAAGAAAAATCTTCACTGTCAGCTGTATTGGCTGAAAAAGTCGGGAAGCAAACTTTGAAAATTGAAAATGTTGTGGATCCGAAGCTTTTAGGAGGCTTGAAAGTCAGAATCGGGAATCGCATTATTGACGGCAGCCTTCGCGGAAAGCTTGATCGGTTAAAACAATTGATTAGCTAG